A single Natranaerobius thermophilus JW/NM-WN-LF DNA region contains:
- a CDS encoding BMP family lipoprotein, producing the protein MLSKKFLAILMAGMLVFVFAACGTDEDPAEDPENGENGEAAEEEEDVPTVGIVFSTGGLGDQSFNDSAYRGMEMAEEEFDFEWDYIEPENPADFDPALTTFAEDEVDLLIGVGFQMEAEVKEIAENYPDMNVAIVDHSYEEETPENLEELVFDEPGGSFLAGALAAKVTETDVVGFVGGVNGPLIHRFEGGFVQGVQYVDEDIEILGSYADSFGDPARGTDITEGFVDQGADVIYHAAGGTGDGVFTIASDYDNVYAIGVDDNQNHIQPGHIIASMLKRVDVAVYETVQRVVEDEFEGGITREFSLEDDGVGLSSLDELDVQEKEAVELDAITEEELELIKEMKEEITAEHADQIEQIKQDIIDDEIEVEDWMETGRQDY; encoded by the coding sequence ATGTTGAGTAAAAAATTTCTAGCTATTTTAATGGCAGGAATGTTAGTATTTGTTTTTGCAGCATGTGGAACAGATGAGGACCCTGCAGAGGATCCGGAAAACGGTGAAAATGGTGAAGCTGCTGAAGAAGAGGAAGATGTTCCTACAGTTGGGATTGTATTCTCAACCGGAGGATTAGGAGATCAATCTTTTAACGATTCAGCTTATAGAGGAATGGAAATGGCTGAAGAAGAGTTTGACTTTGAGTGGGACTACATTGAGCCTGAAAACCCAGCAGATTTTGATCCCGCTTTGACTACTTTTGCTGAAGATGAAGTTGATTTATTAATCGGTGTAGGATTCCAAATGGAAGCAGAAGTTAAAGAAATAGCTGAAAATTATCCCGATATGAACGTGGCTATTGTTGATCACAGTTATGAAGAAGAAACTCCTGAAAACCTTGAAGAATTGGTATTTGACGAACCAGGAGGCTCTTTCTTAGCAGGAGCTTTGGCTGCCAAAGTTACTGAAACCGATGTGGTAGGTTTCGTTGGTGGTGTCAATGGTCCACTAATTCACAGATTTGAAGGCGGATTTGTTCAAGGTGTTCAGTATGTGGATGAAGATATTGAAATTTTAGGTTCTTATGCAGACTCTTTTGGAGACCCTGCAAGAGGTACGGACATAACTGAAGGCTTTGTGGATCAAGGTGCTGACGTGATTTATCATGCTGCCGGTGGAACAGGTGACGGTGTATTCACTATAGCATCCGACTATGATAATGTGTATGCAATTGGTGTAGACGACAACCAGAACCATATTCAGCCTGGTCATATTATAGCTAGTATGCTTAAGCGCGTTGATGTAGCTGTTTATGAAACTGTTCAGAGAGTTGTTGAAGATGAGTTCGAAGGTGGAATCACTCGCGAATTCAGCTTAGAAGATGATGGTGTAGGACTATCCAGCTTAGATGAACTAGATGTACAAGAGAAAGAAGCAGTAGAACTAGATGCAATCACTGAAGAAGAACTTGAATTGATTAAAGAAATGAAAGAAGAGATAACTGCTGAACATGCTGACCAAATAGAGCAAATCAAGCAAGATATTATCGATGATGAAATCGAAGTCGAAGATTGGATGGAAACTGGAAGACAGGATTATTAA
- a CDS encoding ABC transporter ATP-binding protein, with product MAENILEMRNITKVFPGVKANDNVNLQVRKGEIHALVGENGAGKSTLMNILYGLYAPDEGDILYNGEKVDLNDPMKAIELGIGMVHQHFKLVDPLTVVENIILGSEPRKNTLFIDKKSATKEVQEISDKYGLRVDPNSRIENVSVGMQQRVEIVKILYRGAELLIFDEPTAVLTPQEIEELFEIFRSLKEQGKTIIFITHKLGEVKEISDRLTVLRNGQSVGTVETSTVSKEEVAKMMVGREVLLRVDKDVAKPKDVVLKVDGLSAKDSRGVPIVKDISLDVRGGEILGIAGVEGNGQTELIEVLTGLRQATNGNIFFSGQDITGLTPRQIKEHKIGHIPEDRQKRGLVLDFDLAENMILGYHYQKPFASNYRMNYNHIIDYTKELISEYDVRTPGYHVQARSLSGGNQQKVIIAREFSQEPELLIASQPTRGVDIGAIEFIHQNLIEQRDQGKAILVVSADLNEIMSLSDRIAVIYDGSIVDVVNSEEVDEYQLGALMTGSNLEKEASK from the coding sequence ATGGCTGAGAATATTTTAGAAATGCGCAATATCACAAAAGTTTTCCCTGGGGTTAAAGCCAACGATAATGTTAATTTGCAGGTTCGTAAGGGGGAAATCCATGCCCTTGTAGGTGAGAATGGTGCAGGGAAGTCAACTTTAATGAACATCCTTTACGGCCTTTATGCTCCAGATGAAGGAGATATTCTTTATAATGGTGAAAAAGTGGATCTTAATGATCCTATGAAAGCAATTGAACTGGGTATCGGAATGGTACATCAGCACTTTAAACTTGTAGACCCCTTAACTGTAGTGGAGAACATTATCCTTGGGAGTGAACCCAGGAAAAATACACTGTTTATTGACAAAAAGTCAGCCACGAAAGAAGTGCAAGAAATTTCCGACAAATACGGGTTAAGAGTTGATCCTAATTCTAGGATAGAAAATGTTTCAGTTGGTATGCAGCAGAGAGTAGAAATAGTTAAAATTTTGTATAGGGGCGCTGAATTATTAATTTTTGATGAACCTACTGCTGTACTCACTCCACAAGAAATCGAAGAACTTTTTGAGATTTTTCGGTCATTGAAAGAACAGGGGAAAACCATCATATTTATTACTCACAAATTAGGAGAAGTTAAAGAAATCTCAGATAGATTAACTGTTTTGCGAAATGGTCAATCAGTGGGTACTGTTGAAACTTCAACAGTATCAAAGGAAGAAGTAGCCAAAATGATGGTTGGAAGAGAAGTTTTATTACGAGTTGATAAAGACGTGGCCAAACCGAAGGATGTTGTTTTAAAGGTAGATGGATTATCAGCCAAAGACAGTCGTGGAGTGCCCATTGTAAAGGATATCTCCTTGGATGTGAGAGGAGGAGAAATTCTAGGAATAGCTGGTGTTGAAGGAAATGGACAAACAGAACTGATTGAGGTTTTAACTGGCCTTAGACAAGCTACAAATGGTAATATTTTTTTCAGTGGACAAGATATAACTGGTTTGACTCCTCGTCAAATAAAAGAACACAAAATAGGCCATATTCCTGAAGACCGGCAAAAAAGAGGTTTAGTTCTGGATTTTGACTTAGCAGAAAATATGATTTTAGGTTATCATTATCAAAAACCTTTTGCTTCTAATTATAGAATGAACTACAATCATATAATTGACTATACAAAAGAATTAATTTCAGAATATGATGTTCGCACCCCAGGCTATCATGTCCAAGCCAGGTCCCTTTCTGGTGGTAATCAGCAAAAAGTGATAATTGCACGAGAGTTTTCACAAGAACCTGAACTATTAATTGCGTCACAGCCAACCAGGGGTGTTGACATAGGAGCCATTGAGTTCATTCATCAAAACTTAATAGAGCAGAGGGATCAAGGAAAAGCAATTTTAGTTGTTTCGGCAGATTTAAATGAAATTATGTCTCTCAGTGACAGAATAGCTGTCATCTATGATGGTAGTATTGTAGATGTAGTTAATTCAGAAGAAGTTGATGAATATCAGTTAGGAGCATTGATGACGGGGTCTAATTTAGAGAAGGAGGCTTCTAAATGA
- a CDS encoding ABC transporter permease: MTQPKNKINESVNNAMEKVRGAVMSSQNVRSTASELIMSLASILVALLVGVIFILIAEQSPIDAYYALFDGAFGSFTNFMGTLHRSTPLILTGLAVAFSFRTGLFNIGAEGQLLMGGFIAGLVGFYFEGLPTIIHLPLTVLAGMLAGGIWAGIPGILKAKLGVHEVINTIMLNHIAIHITIYYGINRFREGGRQATPYVQETAELFQFNQMPEHPILQHLPFVNFFDHTSINLHSGFLIALIVAVIVWYILWKTTLGYEIRAVGLNSPAAEYGGINVSQKIVVAMLISGGIAGLAGISETLGTHQSFVEGMDAGHGFTGIAVALLGRNHPVGVILGGLLFGALSQGGLQMQFAGVPREIVIIIQALVIFFVASFQMFKIFIARRKAKGEAK, encoded by the coding sequence ATGACGCAGCCGAAAAATAAAATTAACGAAAGTGTTAATAATGCTATGGAAAAAGTTAGAGGCGCTGTCATGTCTAGTCAGAATGTCCGTTCTACCGCATCTGAACTAATTATGTCCCTGGCATCGATATTGGTTGCTTTATTAGTAGGAGTTATATTTATTTTAATTGCGGAACAATCACCAATAGATGCTTACTATGCCTTATTTGACGGAGCCTTTGGTTCATTTACGAATTTCATGGGAACTTTACACCGATCTACGCCATTAATTTTAACAGGACTGGCTGTAGCTTTTTCTTTTAGGACAGGCCTATTCAATATAGGTGCCGAAGGGCAGCTATTAATGGGTGGATTTATTGCTGGTTTAGTCGGATTTTACTTTGAAGGTCTTCCCACAATAATACATTTGCCACTGACGGTCTTAGCTGGAATGTTGGCAGGGGGTATTTGGGCAGGTATACCCGGTATATTAAAAGCTAAACTAGGGGTTCATGAAGTTATAAATACCATTATGCTAAACCACATTGCCATTCACATTACTATTTACTATGGTATAAACCGTTTTAGAGAAGGAGGCCGTCAGGCTACTCCTTATGTTCAGGAAACCGCTGAACTATTCCAATTTAATCAAATGCCTGAACACCCTATTTTACAGCATTTACCATTTGTTAATTTCTTTGACCATACTAGTATAAATTTACACAGTGGCTTTTTAATTGCTTTAATTGTTGCTGTAATAGTCTGGTATATACTCTGGAAAACCACATTGGGTTATGAGATCAGGGCAGTTGGATTAAACTCCCCTGCTGCCGAATACGGTGGTATAAACGTGTCTCAGAAAATTGTAGTTGCCATGTTAATCAGTGGTGGCATTGCAGGCTTGGCAGGAATAAGTGAAACCCTTGGGACCCATCAAAGTTTTGTGGAGGGTATGGATGCCGGCCATGGTTTTACGGGAATTGCCGTGGCATTATTAGGTAGAAACCATCCTGTAGGTGTTATCCTAGGGGGATTACTATTTGGTGCTCTTTCTCAGGGAGGACTGCAAATGCAGTTTGCAGGTGTTCCAAGGGAAATTGTAATAATTATTCAGGCTCTAGTGATATTCTTTGTAGCAAGTTTCCAGATGTTTAAGATATTCATTGCCAGAAGAAAAGCTAAAGGGGAGGCTAAATAA
- a CDS encoding ABC transporter permease produces the protein MELLGEIFNIPILIASFRLATPLLLAALGGIFSERSGVINIALEGMMLFGAFAAVYGTALTGSPWIGMIYGIIAGMLLAALHALVSVQFKADQIISATGINIFATGITLFLLQVIFEVSGTSPGVPRFPAWVLFDVIRFPPTTYFALILVPITWILFFKTPWGLRIRAIGEHPEAADTLGVNVNMWRFICVVISGALAGLAGAHLSLGVTGSFVREMTAGRGFIALAAMIFGKWNPFGALGAALLFGFADAIAIRVDIPYIPSELIGAIPYVVTIIVLAGLIGRATPPRAVGKPYYKGGK, from the coding sequence ATGGAATTATTAGGTGAAATTTTTAATATTCCCATATTAATTGCCAGTTTTAGACTTGCCACACCCCTTCTACTAGCGGCGCTAGGTGGGATTTTTTCCGAGCGATCGGGTGTTATTAATATTGCTTTAGAAGGTATGATGTTGTTTGGCGCATTTGCAGCTGTTTATGGTACTGCCCTTACCGGTAGTCCGTGGATTGGTATGATTTACGGTATTATAGCCGGCATGTTGCTAGCAGCTCTTCACGCTTTAGTATCTGTACAATTTAAAGCAGACCAAATTATAAGTGCTACAGGTATAAATATTTTTGCTACTGGAATCACCTTATTTTTATTACAGGTAATTTTTGAAGTTTCCGGTACTTCACCAGGTGTACCAAGATTTCCAGCCTGGGTACTGTTCGATGTAATTCGTTTTCCGCCCACAACTTACTTTGCATTAATTTTAGTTCCTATAACTTGGATTTTGTTTTTTAAGACTCCCTGGGGGCTCAGAATTCGAGCAATTGGAGAACATCCTGAAGCTGCAGATACTTTAGGTGTTAATGTAAACATGTGGCGATTTATCTGTGTTGTTATTAGCGGTGCCTTAGCCGGTTTAGCTGGTGCACATCTTTCTTTGGGTGTAACAGGTTCTTTTGTACGTGAAATGACTGCTGGTCGTGGTTTCATCGCTTTAGCTGCCATGATTTTTGGTAAGTGGAATCCCTTTGGAGCTTTAGGTGCTGCCCTATTATTCGGTTTTGCTGATGCTATTGCTATTAGGGTGGACATTCCATACATTCCTTCTGAACTAATTGGAGCTATTCCTTATGTAGTAACAATAATCGTCTTGGCAGGGCTTATTGGTCGGGCTACACCACCGAGGGCCGTTGGTAAACCATACTATAAAGGTGGTAAATAA
- a CDS encoding MFS transporter — MTKNFILLLVVALLVFINFFSFVVVIPLYVIDLNGSEFHVGFQNALFYISAILFRGYFGPLADVKGRRLPLFIGILAFSGASALFLISNNLWHIYGIRIFQSIGLAAFFSTGGSLVGDMAPPGKSGVYMGGYRLINTLALLLGPWIAISTINSFNYQAWFTLGAIIGLLALVIACFIEIPTISSQGSEGNVDTTFIDRFKNAFQMENARVIFLGTGIIACSLGILQTFASVYTEKVTEIANPGLYFTIFGIAGIIANVLSGYLTDNWGRSKVPWPFLTLMGLGLFIFALLPYNEIFFLLSSLIAGFGFGGGITALFTWTIEVSGEQLRATALSIQESAIDISIAMGSFIFGILVAMIDYSISFVFVGFVTVVLGVILMRKYSFSN; from the coding sequence GTGACTAAGAATTTTATCCTCTTACTAGTAGTAGCATTATTGGTTTTTATTAATTTCTTTTCATTTGTAGTAGTAATTCCTCTTTATGTCATAGATTTAAATGGCAGTGAATTTCATGTTGGTTTTCAAAATGCATTGTTTTATATATCGGCTATCTTGTTTAGAGGTTACTTCGGTCCTTTGGCCGATGTAAAAGGGCGGCGGCTCCCTTTGTTTATAGGTATACTAGCTTTTTCAGGAGCTTCAGCTCTATTTTTGATCAGCAATAATTTGTGGCATATTTATGGTATCAGGATATTCCAATCTATAGGATTAGCTGCATTTTTCTCAACTGGAGGTTCTCTAGTTGGTGACATGGCTCCTCCAGGTAAAAGTGGTGTTTATATGGGTGGATATCGCTTAATAAATACTTTAGCCCTGTTACTGGGTCCCTGGATTGCCATTTCAACAATCAATAGCTTTAACTACCAGGCTTGGTTCACTTTAGGAGCTATAATTGGTTTGCTTGCTCTTGTTATCGCATGCTTCATAGAAATACCAACAATTTCATCCCAGGGATCCGAAGGAAATGTTGATACAACATTTATTGATAGATTTAAGAATGCTTTCCAAATGGAAAATGCTCGAGTTATTTTTTTAGGAACTGGAATCATTGCCTGTTCCCTTGGTATTTTACAGACTTTTGCGTCTGTGTACACTGAAAAAGTAACTGAAATAGCCAACCCCGGACTTTACTTCACTATCTTTGGAATTGCTGGAATTATAGCAAATGTGTTATCAGGATATCTAACAGATAATTGGGGAAGAAGTAAAGTGCCATGGCCATTTCTTACCTTAATGGGACTAGGTTTATTTATCTTTGCCCTGCTTCCTTATAATGAAATTTTCTTCTTGCTAAGTAGCTTGATTGCTGGCTTTGGTTTTGGAGGCGGAATAACTGCTCTGTTTACATGGACGATTGAAGTTTCTGGAGAGCAGCTACGAGCTACAGCTCTAAGCATCCAAGAGAGTGCCATAGATATATCAATTGCCATGGGTTCTTTTATCTTTGGGATATTGGTAGCGATGATCGATTATAGTATATCTTTTGTATTTGTAGGTTTTGTGACTGTAGTTTTGGGAGTAATCTTGATGCGAAAATACTCCTTTTCAAATTAG
- a CDS encoding YczE/YyaS/YitT family protein: MKTEKISGCQNIIKDPAFKKLLKKMPMLFLGFVLFAIGILLTLYADLGMGPWDVFHKGVSHHIPLTLGQVMQVTGVMLLVISYFLGEKPGLGSIFNMYFIGLFVDIIDGFGIFFTPENLLLQFIMLILGIQAIGWATYCYLRVQLGAGPRDGLMVGIVKHTNKPVWLIRGIIETTVLIIGYFLGGPVGIGTVIIALTIGFSVQLAFKIGGYNAKKVRHQNLVELLNELRRRKSSSSSSSEKTSYGG; this comes from the coding sequence ATGAAAACTGAGAAAATAAGTGGTTGTCAAAATATCATAAAAGATCCCGCATTTAAAAAACTGCTTAAAAAAATGCCCATGTTATTTCTTGGGTTCGTATTATTTGCAATAGGAATATTACTGACACTTTATGCTGACCTGGGAATGGGTCCTTGGGACGTTTTTCATAAGGGGGTTAGCCATCATATCCCTCTGACACTGGGCCAGGTAATGCAGGTGACGGGAGTTATGCTACTGGTTATTTCCTATTTCTTAGGTGAAAAACCCGGTCTTGGAAGTATTTTTAATATGTATTTTATTGGTTTATTTGTAGATATAATAGACGGTTTTGGTATATTTTTTACTCCTGAAAACCTGTTACTTCAATTTATTATGTTAATACTAGGGATTCAGGCCATAGGGTGGGCGACTTATTGTTATTTAAGAGTCCAGTTGGGTGCTGGCCCCAGGGATGGTTTGATGGTAGGAATAGTTAAGCATACCAACAAACCTGTTTGGTTAATTAGAGGTATTATTGAGACTACTGTCTTGATTATTGGCTATTTTTTGGGAGGACCTGTGGGGATTGGCACAGTAATTATAGCACTTACTATTGGTTTTTCTGTACAATTAGCCTTTAAGATAGGGGGGTATAATGCTAAAAAGGTTAGACATCAGAATTTGGTTGAACTACTCAATGAGTTGAGAAGGAGGAAATCTTCATCTTCCTCTTCTTCAGAAAAAACAAGCTATGGAGGTTAA